From the Bacillus tuaregi genome, one window contains:
- a CDS encoding NusG domain II-containing protein — MKGFSTMIKRWDIIVTLVLVLLSFLPAAVFSYQQAEKTNGNYNQAHGEGLEGPRVTVAVISVNNEEVRRITLTGNTENEVFDVFSSDKDFNTVEVRGEEIRIKGANCSDQVCVQFGFLSKPGETAVCLPHNFIIELETVGGTVIEDEPIISS; from the coding sequence GTGAAGGGTTTTTCCACTATGATTAAACGCTGGGATATTATTGTGACTCTCGTTCTTGTCCTGCTTTCTTTTCTTCCTGCTGCTGTTTTTAGTTACCAGCAAGCCGAGAAAACTAACGGGAATTATAATCAAGCTCATGGTGAGGGTCTTGAGGGGCCACGGGTTACCGTCGCTGTCATTTCTGTCAATAATGAGGAAGTGAGACGTATTACATTAACAGGCAATACCGAAAATGAAGTTTTTGACGTATTTAGTTCTGATAAGGATTTTAATACGGTTGAAGTGAGAGGCGAGGAGATTCGCATAAAAGGAGCAAACTGCTCTGATCAGGTATGTGTCCAATTTGGCTTCCTTTCCAAACCTGGCGAAACAGCTGTCTGCCTGCCGCATAATTTCATCATTGAGCTGGAAACAGTCGGTGGGACCGTCATTGAGGATGAACCAATAATCAGTTCGTAG
- a CDS encoding Gx transporter family protein has product MTKNQRIVYIALLAAQAVIISILERAIPFPFAFAPGAKLGLANMITCMALYTLSVKDVTKVVLIRITLSALLGGNLSSFMYSASGAILSLLGMILVKQLGPSRISLIGVSVAGAIMHNVGQLLIASTIAKTWTVLLYLPVMSFIGILSGIAIGIIANYLLTHVEKLVYYRYLNE; this is encoded by the coding sequence ATGACAAAAAATCAGCGCATCGTATACATAGCTTTATTAGCGGCTCAAGCTGTCATTATTAGCATACTCGAACGAGCCATTCCCTTCCCCTTTGCATTTGCGCCAGGGGCTAAATTAGGTTTGGCTAATATGATTACCTGTATGGCCCTTTATACTTTATCCGTGAAGGATGTGACAAAGGTAGTGCTGATTCGCATTACACTCTCTGCGTTACTGGGTGGGAATTTGTCATCCTTTATGTACAGCGCTTCAGGTGCCATCCTAAGCTTATTGGGTATGATACTTGTCAAACAATTAGGACCATCACGAATTAGTCTAATTGGTGTAAGTGTGGCTGGTGCGATTATGCATAATGTCGGACAGCTTCTGATTGCTAGTACCATTGCCAAGACATGGACCGTGCTGCTCTACTTACCAGTTATGTCCTTCATCGGCATTCTGTCTGGAATTGCCATCGGTATTATTGCTAACTATCTGCTGACACATGTTGAAAAATTAGTATATTACCGATATTTAAATGAATAG
- the pepT gene encoding peptidase T yields the protein MKDEMIRRFTSYVKVDTQSNADDENCPSTPGQLTLANMLVEELKTIGMEEVTIDEHGYVMATLPANTEKNVPTIGFLAHVDTATDFTGKDVKPQLVESYDGKDITLNEALQIKLTREKFPELANYIGHTLITTDGTTLLGADDKAGIAEIMTAMDYLIQHPDIEHGKIRVAFTPDEEIGRGPHKFNVEAFNASHAYTVDGGPLGELEYESFNAAAAKITFKGTNVHPGTAKGKMVNSMKMAMDFNNRLPADEAPEHTEGYEGFYHLLSFHGEVEESVLHYIIRDHDREKFEARKKTVEALVDEIQKIYGAERVELEMNDQYYNMGEKIKPVKEIVDVAHKAMENLGIRPIVKPIRGGTDGSQLSYMGLPTPNIFAGGENFHGRFEYVSVDNMVLAAKVIVEIAKLTAAEMTQK from the coding sequence ATGAAGGATGAGATGATTAGACGATTTACTTCCTATGTTAAGGTGGATACGCAGTCAAATGCTGATGATGAGAACTGTCCCTCTACACCCGGGCAGCTGACATTGGCCAATATGCTAGTTGAGGAATTAAAGACCATCGGCATGGAAGAGGTAACGATTGATGAACACGGCTATGTGATGGCAACCCTTCCAGCCAATACGGAAAAGAACGTTCCGACAATCGGATTTTTGGCCCATGTTGATACGGCCACTGATTTTACCGGCAAGGACGTGAAGCCTCAACTCGTGGAAAGCTATGATGGAAAAGATATCACCCTAAATGAAGCATTACAGATTAAGCTGACACGTGAGAAATTCCCTGAATTAGCGAATTACATAGGACACACCCTGATTACAACAGATGGAACAACCCTGCTTGGAGCGGATGATAAGGCGGGCATTGCGGAGATTATGACCGCAATGGATTATCTGATCCAACATCCTGACATTGAGCATGGCAAAATCCGCGTTGCCTTTACTCCTGATGAGGAAATTGGCAGAGGCCCGCATAAATTTAATGTTGAAGCCTTTAATGCGTCACATGCCTATACGGTTGACGGCGGTCCGCTTGGAGAATTAGAGTACGAAAGCTTTAACGCCGCAGCAGCTAAAATTACCTTTAAAGGGACAAATGTGCACCCCGGTACGGCAAAGGGAAAAATGGTGAATTCCATGAAAATGGCGATGGATTTTAACAACCGTCTTCCTGCCGATGAAGCACCAGAGCATACGGAGGGCTATGAGGGCTTCTATCACCTGCTTTCCTTCCACGGTGAGGTAGAGGAAAGCGTCCTCCATTACATCATTCGTGACCATGACCGTGAAAAGTTCGAAGCACGGAAAAAGACCGTCGAAGCACTTGTAGATGAAATTCAGAAGATTTATGGCGCGGAAAGAGTCGAGCTGGAAATGAATGATCAATATTATAATATGGGAGAAAAAATTAAGCCTGTAAAAGAGATTGTCGATGTTGCCCATAAGGCAATGGAGAACCTCGGAATTAGGCCGATTGTGAAGCCAATCCGCGGCGGTACGGATGGCTCTCAGCTATCCTATATGGGCTTACCAACACCCAACATCTTTGCTGGCGGAGAAAATTTTCACGGACGCTTTGAATACGTCTCTGTTGATAATATGGTGCTGGCTGCGAAGGTGATTGTGGAAATCGCTAAGCTAACGGCTGCAGAGATGACACAGAAGTAA
- a CDS encoding dicarboxylate/amino acid:cation symporter has protein sequence MKNLFNSYKASLLLLAAILIGGIAGLVFGPKAAIVKPFGDIFLNLMFTIIVPLVFFSIASAIADMNGMKRLGKIMGSIFLVFLLTAAVSAILGFAGTSLMNPLENADTSHIKDLMETAEAVEPAEEISLLAQLVNTFTVGDFQFLFTKSNMLQLIVFSLLFGLATALVGEKAKPVSTLLSAGSAVMMKMVTILMYYAPIGLGCYFAAIIGELGPQILEGYVRAFVLYLILSVIYYFGFFTLYAFLSGGKEGIKVFWKNAITPSISAIATCSSAACIPINLAAVKKIGVPKDIAETIIPLGANTHKDGSVFGGVLKIVFLFSLFGRDITSLSSIISIIAVSFLVGAVMGAIPGGGMIGEMLILSVFGFPPEVLPIIAVISTIIDAPATLLNSTGNTVCAMMVTRIVEGKNWLKKTITV, from the coding sequence ATGAAGAATCTGTTCAACAGTTATAAAGCATCACTACTGCTGTTAGCAGCAATTTTGATTGGAGGGATTGCCGGACTCGTCTTCGGTCCGAAAGCAGCAATCGTAAAGCCCTTCGGAGATATTTTTCTAAATCTCATGTTTACAATCATCGTTCCGCTTGTTTTTTTCAGCATCGCTTCTGCCATTGCCGATATGAACGGAATGAAGCGCCTCGGCAAAATCATGGGCAGTATTTTTCTTGTATTTCTTCTGACAGCTGCAGTATCTGCCATCCTCGGTTTTGCTGGAACCAGTCTAATGAATCCGCTCGAAAATGCTGATACCTCCCATATTAAGGACCTAATGGAGACAGCAGAAGCAGTCGAGCCTGCCGAAGAGATATCACTCCTCGCACAGCTGGTCAACACCTTTACTGTTGGAGACTTTCAATTCCTTTTTACAAAAAGTAATATGCTCCAGTTAATTGTCTTCTCTCTATTATTCGGACTAGCGACGGCTTTAGTCGGTGAAAAGGCCAAGCCTGTTTCCACTCTATTATCAGCTGGCTCAGCTGTAATGATGAAGATGGTCACCATCCTGATGTACTATGCACCAATTGGGCTTGGCTGTTATTTCGCTGCTATCATTGGTGAACTCGGTCCGCAGATACTAGAGGGCTACGTCAGAGCGTTTGTCCTTTATTTGATCCTTTCTGTCATCTATTACTTTGGCTTTTTTACTCTCTATGCATTTTTATCCGGAGGAAAGGAAGGAATCAAGGTCTTTTGGAAAAATGCGATTACGCCGTCCATCTCTGCGATTGCTACCTGCTCCAGCGCAGCCTGCATTCCGATTAACCTAGCAGCCGTGAAAAAGATTGGCGTTCCGAAGGATATTGCCGAAACGATTATTCCACTCGGTGCCAATACTCATAAGGATGGTTCTGTATTTGGAGGCGTCTTAAAAATTGTCTTCCTATTTAGCTTATTCGGCCGGGATATAACCAGCCTTTCAAGCATCATCAGCATCATTGCCGTCTCCTTTCTCGTAGGCGCGGTCATGGGTGCCATTCCAGGCGGCGGTATGATCGGCGAAATGCTCATACTTAGCGTCTTTGGCTTTCCACCAGAGGTTCTGCCAATTATCGCTGTCATCTCGACCATTATTGACGCACCCGCAACCCTGCTCAACTCAACAGGCAACACCGTCTGCGCCATGATGGTCACAAGAATCGTCGAAGGTAAAAACTGGCTCAAAAAAACCATCACTGTCTAA
- a CDS encoding FAD-dependent oxidoreductase, with translation MYEIVIIGGGPAGGSAALFAAKAGKKTLLLDSNKSMTARAWMENHYGVAAISGPDMLEVGRKQAGKFGAEIKEETVANITGEAGSFVIETESGAKYEAGHIIIATGALTNLAEGLGIETKDHREPRFKTAIAVNADGETNRKGIWAAGAVAGVSVHTIVTAGDGARVAINVISEINGERYVDHDLLKA, from the coding sequence ATGTACGAAATCGTGATTATTGGTGGAGGCCCTGCTGGAGGAAGTGCGGCATTATTTGCTGCAAAGGCTGGTAAGAAAACCCTTTTGCTTGATTCAAATAAAAGTATGACAGCTAGAGCCTGGATGGAGAACCATTATGGTGTTGCGGCAATTTCTGGTCCTGATATGCTTGAAGTTGGTAGAAAACAAGCGGGGAAATTTGGCGCTGAAATTAAGGAAGAAACAGTTGCTAATATTACCGGTGAAGCGGGTTCATTTGTGATTGAAACGGAAAGCGGTGCAAAATATGAGGCAGGTCATATCATCATCGCAACAGGTGCATTAACAAACCTTGCTGAAGGCTTAGGCATCGAAACAAAGGATCACAGAGAGCCGAGATTCAAAACAGCTATCGCGGTTAATGCTGATGGTGAAACAAATAGAAAAGGCATTTGGGCTGCTGGAGCGGTTGCAGGTGTAAGTGTACATACGATTGTGACTGCTGGGGACGGTGCCCGCGTTGCCATCAATGTTATCAGTGAAATCAACGGTGAACGCTACGTTGACCATGATCTATTAAAGGCATAA
- a CDS encoding threonine/serine exporter family protein produces the protein MGLSNNQIARIVELCLLAGEIMIKSGAETTRVEDTMMRIAASFGVPEAQSFVTPTGIVFSSNREDRAKLVRVAERSTDLEKVAIVNSISRQISNGELTVEEALLKLKKIAKADLSYPLWLQILSAAIASGCFLIMFQGVWMDFIPAMIAGGIGHMLFIYLHKYIKVKFFAEGVSSFVIGLLAVMAVYSGFGTDLDTIIISSVMPLVPGLLITNAVRDLMDGHFMSAMAKGADAFLTSLAIGSGIAIVVAFI, from the coding sequence GTGGGACTTAGTAATAACCAAATTGCCAGGATTGTGGAGCTTTGTCTGCTTGCAGGTGAAATTATGATTAAAAGCGGGGCGGAAACCACCCGGGTTGAGGATACGATGATGAGAATTGCTGCATCCTTTGGAGTGCCTGAAGCGCAGAGCTTTGTCACACCGACAGGGATTGTTTTTTCCTCTAACCGGGAGGATCGAGCGAAGTTGGTCCGTGTAGCAGAGCGGTCAACCGATTTAGAGAAGGTGGCTATTGTTAATAGTATTTCCCGGCAAATAAGTAATGGTGAATTGACTGTTGAAGAGGCTTTGTTAAAGCTCAAAAAAATTGCAAAAGCAGATTTGTCGTATCCGTTATGGCTGCAAATCCTCAGTGCAGCGATTGCCAGCGGCTGTTTTTTAATTATGTTCCAAGGAGTATGGATGGATTTCATTCCGGCAATGATTGCGGGTGGAATCGGGCACATGCTTTTTATTTATTTGCATAAATACATAAAGGTTAAGTTTTTCGCTGAGGGTGTCTCCTCCTTTGTGATTGGTTTGCTTGCCGTTATGGCAGTATACAGCGGCTTTGGTACAGACCTTGATACGATTATTATTTCTTCTGTCATGCCTCTCGTTCCGGGACTCTTAATTACAAATGCAGTCCGTGATTTAATGGATGGTCATTTCATGTCCGCTATGGCCAAGGGTGCCGATGCCTTTTTGACATCCTTAGCGATTGGTTCAGGAATAGCGATTGTTGTTGCGTTTATTTAA
- a CDS encoding threonine/serine exporter family protein, producing MTVIIQQLVTSYIASAAFGLLFNVPQKQLLQGGLSGMIGWIFYFLLVQNGIDSILASIFASILIGGIGQTFAKVYKQPVIVFNVSGIIPLVPGGLAYDAMRHFVSNDYDIAIQLAAKALLISGGIAAGLVVSEVFTRLIVQNRLKQKSALRGKVKARS from the coding sequence ATGACTGTTATTATCCAGCAGTTAGTGACGAGCTATATAGCGTCCGCAGCGTTTGGACTGCTTTTTAATGTTCCCCAAAAACAGCTGCTGCAGGGCGGGTTGTCAGGAATGATTGGCTGGATTTTCTATTTCCTGCTCGTTCAAAACGGAATAGATTCCATCCTCGCCTCCATTTTTGCCTCCATCCTGATTGGCGGAATCGGGCAAACCTTTGCAAAGGTGTACAAGCAGCCTGTTATTGTCTTTAATGTGTCGGGGATTATTCCATTGGTGCCCGGCGGACTTGCCTATGATGCCATGCGGCATTTTGTCAGTAATGATTATGATATCGCAATCCAGTTGGCAGCAAAGGCGCTGCTGATTTCAGGCGGCATTGCGGCCGGCCTCGTGGTGTCTGAGGTGTTCACTCGTCTGATTGTCCAAAATAGACTGAAGCAAAAAAGCGCTCTAAGAGGAAAAGTAAAAGCACGCTCCTAG
- a CDS encoding NAD(P)/FAD-dependent oxidoreductase, whose protein sequence is MKYDCLIIGGGIAGLQAAIQLGRYMHSVLVIDSGDGRSTLCRSYHNILGYPDGVSGQHLRQTGRKQAEALGVHFLHGKAESAAKTEAGFAVTVSNGETYSSKRLLLATGVMDRIPAELLPSLVPCLGISVYVCPDCDGYQVKGKPVIVIGAGVAGVNMVKTLLYWTNELVYINHEQKLGDDDRKFLQENGISCIDASIKQAVAKGAELEGFLLENGEIVKGHHAFTAFGGNEVRSQLAKQLGVELLENKHIVADPRTKMTNVHGVWAAGDVAVHSEQVTIAMGEGSQAAIWIHKDIIQEQG, encoded by the coding sequence ATGAAGTATGATTGTCTTATTATCGGCGGCGGCATTGCTGGTTTGCAGGCGGCAATCCAGCTGGGGCGCTATATGCACAGCGTGCTTGTGATTGACTCAGGTGACGGGCGCTCCACGTTATGCCGAAGCTATCATAATATACTTGGCTATCCTGATGGGGTCAGTGGTCAGCACCTTCGACAGACAGGCCGAAAACAGGCTGAAGCATTAGGTGTCCATTTCCTGCACGGGAAAGCGGAGTCTGCAGCTAAGACTGAGGCAGGCTTTGCGGTCACGGTCTCGAATGGGGAAACCTACAGCAGTAAGCGGTTATTACTCGCAACAGGTGTGATGGACCGTATTCCAGCTGAGCTTCTGCCCTCCTTAGTACCTTGTCTTGGAATCAGCGTCTATGTCTGTCCTGACTGTGACGGCTATCAGGTAAAAGGAAAACCGGTGATTGTGATTGGGGCAGGCGTTGCGGGGGTAAATATGGTTAAAACCCTGCTTTATTGGACAAACGAATTGGTTTATATCAATCATGAGCAGAAGCTTGGAGATGATGACAGGAAATTTTTACAGGAGAATGGAATTTCTTGTATAGATGCTTCCATTAAGCAAGCAGTAGCGAAGGGTGCCGAGCTGGAAGGGTTTTTACTTGAAAATGGGGAAATAGTAAAGGGTCATCATGCCTTTACTGCGTTTGGCGGCAATGAAGTTCGATCACAGCTGGCAAAGCAGCTAGGTGTTGAGCTGCTAGAGAATAAGCATATCGTAGCTGACCCGCGGACCAAGATGACCAATGTTCACGGAGTATGGGCAGCGGGTGATGTGGCTGTCCATTCCGAGCAGGTAACGATTGCAATGGGCGAAGGCTCCCAGGCGGCGATTTGGATACATAAGGATATTATTCAGGAGCAGGGTTAG
- the ybaK gene encoding Cys-tRNA(Pro) deacylase produces the protein MAQIKTNAMRILDAKKISYGMKTYETADGKIDGVSVAHKVNRNPNEVYKTLVTQGTSMGVYVFVIPVEAELDLKKAAKAAKEKKVDMIAVKDIQKLTGYIRGGCSPVGMKKQYPTFIDKCAEGLKQMVVSGGKIGVQIEIKPQDLIQVTNGWFAEVTKDAVD, from the coding sequence ATGGCACAGATAAAGACAAATGCGATGCGGATTCTAGATGCGAAAAAGATTAGCTATGGGATGAAAACCTATGAGACGGCAGATGGAAAAATCGATGGCGTTTCTGTTGCTCATAAGGTGAATCGAAATCCAAACGAAGTTTATAAAACATTAGTCACCCAGGGGACGAGCATGGGAGTTTATGTTTTTGTTATTCCGGTTGAAGCGGAGCTGGACCTAAAAAAGGCAGCGAAGGCAGCGAAGGAAAAGAAAGTCGACATGATTGCGGTGAAGGATATTCAAAAGCTAACAGGCTATATTCGTGGCGGATGTTCGCCGGTCGGTATGAAAAAGCAGTATCCAACCTTCATCGATAAATGTGCCGAAGGGCTGAAGCAAATGGTTGTCAGCGGTGGAAAAATAGGTGTTCAGATTGAAATAAAGCCACAGGACCTGATTCAGGTTACAAATGGCTGGTTTGCTGAAGTAACGAAGGATGCTGTGGATTGA
- a CDS encoding PRK06851 family protein, translated as MAGNIIRYFAGGNTARGFYSLFDSSLEGLERVYILKGGPGTGKSTLMKEIGEYWSEKDYSIEYLHCSSDPDSVDGVIIPSLKVGIVDGTAPHVIEPKLPGAVEDYVNLGEAWDAQELAKQRQTIQELSQQVSAAFQNAYKTFAEALRVHDDWEKIYIENMDFEKANELTNRLMNSFYGTVLLNKQSKVRHRFLGAATPKGAVDFVPNLTADIQKRYFIKGRPGSGKSTMLKRIAAEGESRGFDLEIYHCGFDPNSLDMVVIRELGIAIFDSTAPHEYFPSRDGDEILDMYGTIIAPGTDELFAEQIQDVQGKYKANMKKAIGFLAEAKALRDELEAIYIPAMDFDIVNRHKEKIQNEIRMIAELHQA; from the coding sequence ATGGCAGGCAATATCATCCGATACTTTGCAGGTGGCAATACTGCCCGTGGATTTTACAGCCTATTTGACTCCAGCTTAGAAGGATTAGAAAGAGTGTATATTTTAAAGGGCGGACCAGGTACAGGTAAATCAACCTTGATGAAGGAGATAGGAGAATACTGGTCGGAAAAGGATTACAGCATTGAATACTTACATTGCTCCTCAGACCCTGATTCGGTTGACGGTGTCATCATTCCTTCGTTAAAAGTGGGGATTGTGGATGGAACTGCCCCGCATGTGATTGAACCAAAGCTGCCTGGGGCTGTTGAGGATTATGTCAACCTTGGCGAGGCTTGGGATGCACAGGAGTTAGCAAAGCAAAGGCAAACGATACAGGAGCTGTCCCAACAGGTAAGCGCGGCCTTCCAGAATGCTTATAAAACCTTTGCCGAAGCGCTTCGAGTCCATGATGATTGGGAGAAAATTTATATAGAAAACATGGATTTTGAAAAAGCGAATGAGCTGACGAATCGGTTAATGAATAGCTTCTATGGGACTGTGTTATTGAATAAACAGTCGAAGGTCCGTCATCGTTTCCTCGGGGCTGCTACGCCGAAGGGGGCTGTGGATTTTGTTCCGAATCTGACAGCAGATATTCAAAAGCGGTACTTTATAAAAGGCAGACCGGGCTCAGGTAAGTCAACGATGCTGAAGCGAATTGCCGCAGAGGGTGAAAGTAGAGGGTTTGATTTGGAGATTTACCATTGTGGGTTTGATCCAAACAGCCTTGATATGGTCGTGATTAGAGAACTGGGCATTGCCATTTTTGACAGTACGGCACCGCATGAGTATTTCCCTAGCCGGGATGGGGATGAAATCCTTGATATGTACGGAACGATTATTGCTCCAGGAACGGATGAACTTTTTGCAGAACAAATTCAGGATGTTCAGGGCAAATATAAAGCTAATATGAAAAAGGCAATTGGATTTCTAGCGGAGGCAAAGGCTCTCCGTGACGAGCTGGAGGCGATTTATATTCCGGCAATGGACTTTGATATTGTCAATAGACATAAAGAAAAGATTCAAAATGAGATTAGGATGATTGCTGAGCTACATCAAGCATGA
- a CDS encoding DNA alkylation repair protein, with protein sequence MNEMMAMIKFHFEHNRNEQNAEPMKKYMKDLFPFLGIKTPERTKLTKQFYQQSGILKQEFQHDFVLWLWEQPEREYQYAAIDYISRSLKKLVKEDLPFFEKLITTKSWWDTVDMLAQKPVGTIAAQYPEVIKETIDAWAFGDQLWLRRTAILFQLKYKEKTDEELLYRYIEQNKDSKEFFIQKAIGWALREYSKTNRESVKAFIEGHTLAPLSVREGSKYL encoded by the coding sequence ATGAATGAGATGATGGCAATGATTAAGTTTCATTTTGAACATAATCGAAATGAGCAAAATGCTGAGCCGATGAAGAAATATATGAAGGATTTATTCCCTTTTTTAGGCATCAAGACGCCGGAGCGGACGAAGCTGACGAAGCAATTTTACCAGCAAAGCGGAATCTTAAAGCAGGAGTTTCAGCATGATTTCGTGCTGTGGCTTTGGGAGCAGCCGGAAAGGGAATATCAATATGCCGCAATTGATTATATCAGCAGGTCCTTGAAGAAGCTTGTGAAGGAGGATCTTCCTTTTTTCGAAAAGCTGATTACAACAAAATCCTGGTGGGATACAGTGGATATGCTGGCCCAGAAGCCGGTGGGGACTATCGCGGCTCAATACCCCGAGGTCATTAAGGAAACAATCGATGCCTGGGCATTCGGAGATCAGCTATGGTTAAGAAGAACGGCCATCCTGTTTCAGCTTAAATATAAGGAAAAAACAGACGAAGAGCTGTTGTACCGTTATATAGAACAGAATAAAGACAGCAAGGAATTTTTTATTCAAAAAGCGATTGGCTGGGCTCTTCGCGAATATTCGAAAACAAATCGGGAATCGGTTAAAGCCTTTATTGAAGGCCATACATTGGCTCCGCTAAGTGTGCGGGAAGGAAGCAAATATTTATAG
- the shc gene encoding squalene--hopene cyclase: protein MLLDTKPSIEWIVEALRKDQSADGSWNHPFETGISTDAYMIILLRTLKIHDEELIQGLCRRILSKQEKNGAWKLFYDEGDGNISATVEAYYALLFSGYYHKDDPNIRRAKEFIIAHGGLKEVSIFTKIMLSLTGQYKWSSRSPLPIEVILLPSFLPVHFYSFSSFGRANLTPIMVLAAKRFTITSEYAPDLSDLKQARDDEEEWNASREWRSLLYFIEEGIKRLIGLPDQLRNLAIERAKHYMLDRIEEDGTFLSYFSSTFLMIFALLSLGYKRNDPVIMKAVEGLKKMKCDINGHPHMQYTTATVWNTALIGYALQSAGLEPDDVMVKKANRFLLSRQHHKYGDWAIQNPNSLPGGWGFSNVNTIHTDVDDTTASLRSIVKIARTEKAAWNRGISWTLSMQNDDGGWPAFERNTDSMLLKMLPFEKGEFLLLDPSSADLTGRTLEFLGNYTRLPKNHRHMKKAIGWLWKEQRKDGSWYGRWGICYTYGTWAAITGLQAVGVPSSDPHLQKAAAWLKLIQNPDGGWGESCHSDIKRKYIPLCHSTLTHTAWALDALIALSDKPTEEIERGISYLVDSLKKNDWTTDYPKGQGMGGAFYIHYHSYRYIFPLLALSHYKKKYG, encoded by the coding sequence ATCTTATTGGACACTAAACCTAGTATAGAATGGATAGTTGAAGCCCTCCGAAAAGACCAATCCGCCGATGGCTCATGGAATCATCCATTTGAAACCGGAATTTCCACAGATGCCTATATGATCATTTTATTAAGGACTTTAAAGATACATGATGAAGAATTGATTCAGGGTCTTTGCAGACGGATTTTAAGCAAGCAGGAAAAAAACGGGGCCTGGAAGCTTTTTTACGATGAAGGGGACGGGAATATCTCCGCAACAGTCGAAGCCTACTACGCTCTGCTGTTTTCTGGCTATTACCATAAGGATGATCCTAATATACGTAGAGCTAAGGAATTTATTATCGCCCATGGCGGTCTAAAGGAGGTTAGCATTTTCACGAAAATCATGCTGTCTCTGACCGGACAATATAAATGGTCGTCCCGCTCTCCCTTGCCTATTGAAGTCATACTATTACCAAGCTTTTTACCGGTTCATTTCTATTCCTTTTCATCCTTCGGGAGAGCGAATCTAACACCGATTATGGTTCTTGCTGCCAAAAGGTTTACCATTACCTCGGAGTATGCTCCTGATTTAAGTGATTTAAAGCAGGCTCGGGATGACGAGGAGGAATGGAATGCTTCAAGAGAATGGCGGTCGCTTCTTTATTTTATAGAGGAGGGGATAAAAAGGTTAATCGGCCTTCCCGATCAGCTGCGGAATTTGGCGATTGAACGAGCTAAACATTATATGCTAGACAGAATCGAGGAGGACGGAACCTTTCTCAGTTATTTCAGCAGTACCTTTCTGATGATATTTGCTCTCCTTTCTCTTGGCTACAAAAGAAACGATCCCGTTATTATGAAGGCCGTTGAAGGATTAAAGAAGATGAAATGTGATATAAACGGGCATCCGCATATGCAGTATACAACTGCCACGGTTTGGAATACCGCCTTGATTGGCTATGCCCTGCAATCGGCGGGGCTTGAACCGGATGATGTGATGGTCAAAAAGGCCAACCGCTTTCTGTTAAGCCGCCAGCACCATAAATATGGGGACTGGGCGATTCAGAATCCTAACAGCCTGCCTGGAGGCTGGGGATTCTCTAATGTTAACACCATCCATACCGATGTTGATGATACTACCGCTTCACTTCGCTCGATTGTCAAAATTGCCCGTACCGAAAAAGCAGCCTGGAATAGAGGCATCAGTTGGACATTATCGATGCAAAATGACGATGGCGGCTGGCCGGCCTTTGAAAGGAATACAGATTCCATGTTGTTGAAAATGCTCCCGTTTGAAAAGGGTGAATTTTTGCTGCTTGACCCGTCAAGCGCTGACCTAACCGGCAGGACACTTGAGTTTCTAGGGAACTACACCCGCCTACCGAAAAACCATCGGCACATGAAAAAGGCGATTGGTTGGCTTTGGAAGGAGCAAAGAAAGGACGGCTCGTGGTATGGACGCTGGGGAATATGCTATACGTATGGCACCTGGGCAGCCATTACGGGCTTACAGGCTGTCGGTGTTCCAAGCTCCGACCCGCATCTGCAAAAAGCTGCCGCCTGGTTAAAGCTGATTCAGAATCCTGACGGCGGCTGGGGGGAATCATGCCACAGCGATATCAAACGCAAATATATTCCCCTATGTCATAGTACACTGACACATACCGCTTGGGCACTGGATGCTTTAATAGCCCTTTCCGACAAACCTACAGAGGAAATCGAAAGGGGAATCTCTTATTTAGTAGACTCACTGAAAAAGAATGATTGGACAACAGATTATCCAAAGGGTCAGGGAATGGGCGGCGCCTTCTATATCCACTATCACAGCTACCGCTATATTTTCCCGCTTCTAGCTCTGTCACATTACAAAAAAAAGTACGGCTAA